The Lynx canadensis isolate LIC74 chromosome D2, mLynCan4.pri.v2, whole genome shotgun sequence DNA segment TGCCTTGCCTCCAGGAACCCTGAGGGAATCCCGGAGCTGGCTTCCTACTGATGCAGGTTGTCGAGCAAGATGGTCAgagagaattcttgagacattgcACGGTGCAAAAAGATGCCTTTTATaacacagggacaggaccctgggcagaaagagctgcgctGGGCTGGTGAGGAGTGACTGATGATAAACTTCTTTGTTAGCAGGTGTTAGGGATAATGTACGTCTCTAAGGAATTTCTGGGTGCTGAAACGAGGGTCTATGGGACCTTGGAGGTCTGGCTGTTGTCAAGGTAAGGTTGCCTTTAGTCTCTAAAGAAACATCAACACTAAGGCAGCCATGAGGTCCTTAAGAATGTCATGTTCTGCACACCTCAGGGATTTATCAATGGGCTGCAAGTTGTAAGCTTTAATTTCAGCTGCCTTTCTCTTGACTTTGTTCTCCTCCTCACCACGAGGGGTCACCATCCTTCTCGCCCCTCCCTCAGGGGCTTCCCGGGACACCTTTatccagaaaatggaaatgagttACCTCCTGGCTTCCCTGGGCCCGCAACACGAGTCTGCTGGTGCAAACCCCGAATCACCATgaaatctctttcttttgttcaaatgcggtttaaaaaaaaattatctgtatctgtttttattttttttaactcttggggcatctgggtggctcagtcggttaagagtccggctcttgatttcggctcaggtcatgatctcacacttcatgagattgagccccatgttggggtcccagctggcagtgcagagccaacttgggattctcttgctcgctctctgcctttcccccactcacacacatgctctcacaccctctcaaaataaataagtgaacattaaaaaaaaaaaaaaaaaaaagaatggccggACCCTGCTGTCTGCATGGAAGGCACGTGTGTGGAGTGAGGGGCCCAGGGGTGCTCCTGGTGGTCTGGGCCCAGCAGGGCTACTGCCTTCTTGATATCGGGGCCCTGGGCCAGGGTTGAACTGAGCTCAGCTACTCAAGGCAATAGAAGGTAAGTACAGGCTGGGATTCCCAGCTCTGTTCAGGTGGAGAGGCATCTGGGCCATTGGGGCCCTCAGTCTTTTCATCGAGACTGAAGAGCCTGCCCCAGTGTCACCACCACCGGTATAATGCATATGCCAGGGACCTTGGGGGCAGCCTGTGCCAAGCTCTGGGGCGTCTATAGCCTCGGGACTGGGGTTGGGTGTGAGTTGCTGTGCCCGGCAGCCCGGCTGAGCCAGGATCAAGCGTGTCCAGGGCTGGAGGCGGGTTATGGCCAAAGCAAAGCTGGAGCCGCTGGGTGATACAGTAAGCAGTCCTGGGACCCGAGGCTTAGACAAGATCCACCGTGCAGAGTGATAGTCCTGGCAGAGGCTGTCCAGGGCTTAATCCACAGCTGTGGGTATTGTGGGCAGAGAACGCACTGGGTTCTTCAGGGACACCATGCTTAAGATGCTCTGGGGTCAGCTGGAACAATGAACCAGGTTCTAGAACCTCCAGGCCGTGCCACTTGCGGTAAGTTATGGCAGGTCACTGGGCCCGCTTCCTCCCCTTATAAGGGAATAAAGACACACCCTCTCCTGCCTGAGAGTCGATGTAAAGGGTCCAGCTAGCGTCTGGTACCTGGCGGTTGCTCAGGAAACAGCAGCAGTTGACATTAGGCTTCTCCAGGGACAGAGTACTGAGTCAGCCTCTGTGGACAAATAGAGGTGGGACAATTAGCCAGGAGAACCCTGACACGGGGAGGCAACTCAGGGCAAATTCTCTGGATCTATCAGACTAGGACATGAGAAAAGCGGGGGAAGCAGGGGAGGATTCTCAGGGTTATAGCCTGGGAGAGTCAGAGCATTAAACTGTGTTTCCTGTTCTCTCACGGCACCTGAACAAAGTAGCCCTCTGTGAGggtggaatgaatgaacagagagggtgggtgatgagtgaCGTTTGTCTGACCGTCCTTTCCATTGGCTGCAGTTCTTCATGCAGCCACCAGAGGGCAGAGCTGACTTGCACATACCCTGTGGGCTGGCAAACGGGCTTCCTGTTGGGAGTTCTGAGTGCTGCATGGGGGATGACGAGCCTCAGGCTCAGGGACCTCCCTCCTTCACCATGGAACAAGAGGCCATTCAGAGCCCTTGAGAGGTCAGGACTCCCTCCCCAATAGTCCATCTCTCTAGAACAGGACAGTCCAGATGAGACAGATATTCATATCAGTCTGACCAGATCTCTCAGGGCTTTGGTGTGCCTGTGCCCCGTCTTTGCCCAGGGAGTGctccccatttcttctttgttaGGAAAGTACTTTTCTCAGGGGTGAAGGATCATGCGCGTGAATCCTATCCCACGCAGGGCTTGCAACCAGGGTCTCTCGGCCAGGAGGTGTCTTTATGCCCATTTTAAAGGTATAAAAACTGAGTCCCATTGCAAGGTCATCTTTATCAATGAGACCAGAGCCCCAGTTGAGCGTGGGGTGGAATTCATCGTGTGTGTGCATTCTCCacgcgccccctccccaccccaccttggTGTGATAATGGCCGATGACCTTGATGGGAGATGGGGAAGGATGGCCGGGCActcaggggcagggagaagaggcggctggcatcaggctctgctgaacTGGGAAAGGTGATGGCTGGGTCTAAAATACTTCTTCCTCTTACTGGGGGAGGGCTGCAGGGTTGGAAAGCAATCCTTGCATGAAGGCCCCAGGACCCTGCCGCTTGAGGACACGAGCCCATGTCCCCACCACGGCCTAGCCTGTCACTCGTGGAGCTCTATAATCCCCTGTTCAGGATTGGCCTGTCCACCTTGACCACAGTGGGCATGTAGGTGGCCGTGGGCCCCGGGACACATCCACTGAGGCGACCGAGGCTCTCTACTCCTCTTGAGCAAGAGGGAGACTCAGAGGGAGCCGGTGGCATCCTTTTCTCCAGGGCTGATGGCCCCTCCCTGGGGAATTGGCCAttttacacacactcacacacacacacacacacacacacaacccaccCAGACACTCCTGTACTGACACAGGCAGAGACACACGTGGACAAACACACAGTTGATACGATATGTGTGTTCTCCACGCAACCCCTAACTCCCCAGACACAAAAGTCACACAGACACCCACAGACATGTCCTCAGGACATGGCTTAGGGACAGTGCTGCTGAATTGCCTGCACAAGTCTTCTCGGTGGAAGCACACGTGGCTAGTGGTCGATGTCCCTGCAGTAGTCCCCAGCCATCGTTGTCCTGAAGGCCCACGCTGAAAGTCCCTCCAGGCCTGGCCCCCAGCCTCGGGCAGCGTGGGGCCCAGGGCCCAGCGCGTCCCCTCATGTCTCAGGTGGGAGCACGGCCATGTAGCTCGGAATTAGAGTCCCGGCTCTATCAGAGACCAGGCCTGCCCTCGGTGTGCGGGGGGCTCAGTTCCTCTGGCTCCGGCCACCTGTGAAGCACAAATCcagttttttctatttatattcttaCTCATACTTTTATATTAACACCATTCCCCAGAAAACCAAGATGTCTTTGCTTAAAGTTGCTTCGGGTAAGTGCTGATCGGAGGCTGGAGTCTTTGTTTGTAGAACCCCTGGGTCACTGACTGCCGGCTCTGGCCCCGACCCCAAGGCCCTCTGGCGTGACACACAGCATGGTCCCAGAAGATCCTCGTTAGGGATAATACAGATGCCAGGAAAGCCCTGCTTCCCCTGGCGGAAGGTGAACCCTGAGCCGGTGTGTGGGTCCCTGACACCTTGTAGGTGCAGGCAGATGTCCCCACACCGGTCCTTCCGCCAGGCCTTGGTGTGAATTACCGTCCCTGTCTCCTCCAGAGCCTGCGCTGCCCTGTGCACCTGCCTCCTGAGTCCTTGCCCGTGTCCTGTTCTGCCGCCCCTTCCTCACCGTGGGCATTCGCACCCAGGCTGGTACCAGGCAGGCACTCGGGAAATAACcggtgaagtccatctggtctaggaGGAGGGGTGGCACGGGCCTGGGATGCGAATGGCGGAAATGGTCAAGCCTTCTCGAAATCCACTGTGTGGCCCTCGCTTGACAGTTTCCTACAGTTCCTTGAACTGCGAGTACAGCAAAAAGAGAGGTGATATCCTTGGAAGTAGTCCTTGGGACACGACCCGAGGGTGTGGCCAGAGCAGCCACGAGATGCTAACCACCTGTCACTGCGGCCAGCGGGCTCCAGAGGGtggcagtggaggaggggccTCCCGCCGGGTGTCAGACCCACCCCGGTGAACATCCTGGGTGGCGGCCAGGTGGGGCTGTGAGTCTCTGTCCTCgttgcctcctttctctcttcaccTCACGGGGGAAAGGGGGCTTTGCCGGGGGGGCTCACTGTGCCGACGCTGCTGGTGGCCAGAGAGAAGCTGTGCCTAAGAGATGCCCGCCTTCAGGCCTCCGATGCAGGCCTCCGACGGTGCGTTGGTGCTCCCAGGATGAAGAGTCCGGGGGATGAGGGAGATCCAGACAAGGGGACGGGGAGAGCGCAAGGCACTGGCCAGAGGGCAGGAGGTGTGAGGAGTCTGTGCCCAGGAGTGAGGTGAGGGCAGAGGTTCCAGGAAAGGGGGCACGGCCCGACATGAGGTGATGCCGAAGGCCCGCGACGGGAGGCAGGCATGGCCCCCTGATTCGTCCCTGGGAGGTCTCGGATGAACCGGATAGAGGCAGagtaatttaaaataagcatgtaggggcgcctgggtggctcagtcggttgagcgtccgactttggctcaggtcaccatctcacggtttgtgggttcgagccccacatcaggctctgtgctgacctcttgctcagagcctggagcctgcttcagattctgtgtctccttctctctctgcccctaccccactcacgctctgtctcactctgtttctcaaaataaataaatgtgaaaaaaatttttaaaaatttttttaaacgtttatttatttttgagacagagagagacagagcatgagtgggggagggtcagagagagagagggagacacagaactgaaacaggttccagggtctgcgctgtcagcacagagcctgacgcggggttcaaactcacggaccgcgagatcatgccctgagctgaagtcggatgggtaaccgactgagccacccaggtgtccccccccaaaaaaattgtttcttaaataagcatgtagaagggcgcctgggtggctcagtcggttaagcgtctgacttcggctcgggtcatgatctcggttcgtgagttcaagccccgcgtcgggctctgtgctgacagcttagagcctggagcctgcttcagattctgtgtctccctctctctcgacccccctgccccccactcgtattctgtctgtctctctctgtctctaaaaaacaaataaaacattattttttaaatgaataaaataaagaagcatgAATCTGATTGCTCTCATATCTGACACAGTAAACTCAGTTCTCCTTCTGAATAAAATccaaggacccccccccccgcactggccagtgcccatctctctctctgccttcattctgggttcttcttcccctctcccaccacaCCCCAGCCACCTTGGTCTTCTGTTTCCCCAACAGGCCACGCTTATTCCtgttctaggtcctttgcatatatcattttctttttctttctttcttttctttctttctttctttctttctttctttctttcttatttattcatttttttcaacgtttatttatttttgggacagagagagacagagcatgaacgggggaggggcagagagaagggagacacagaatcggaaacaggctccaggctctgagccatcagcccagagcctgacgcggggctcgaactcccggaccgcgagatcgtgacctggctgaagtcggacttaccgactgcgccacccaggcgcccctatttatttttttttagagagaatgctaagcaggctccatgctcagtacgagcccgatgtggagcttgatcccatgaccctgggatcatgacctgagctgaaatcaagttggctgcttaacggactgagccagccagcgccCCGCACATGCCGTGGTTTTTTGCCAGGGATGCTCTTGCGCTCCATTCAAATGGCCACCTGCCTCTCGCCCCGCAGGCTTCAGCTGAAGTGTCACCTGCTCTGAGGGGACTCCTTTCCAGACACCCTCCTAAAGTGGGTCCCCTAATGCTATCTTCTTCCTCCGGACACTTAGCTTCCTCCTGTGTGGCCCACACACGTGTCGCATATCCGCCCGCTTAGCCTGCCCCAGCCGCCCCTCCCAAGACCCAGGCCTCTTTGCATGGGGCCCCTCGCCCTTCCAAGTCGGCCTAAAGTCACTTCTTAGATCTTGAACATACTAATATATTAAGCCCAGTCCCACCTTTTGCTGTTGACATAATAGGGGTTTCCTTCCCAGCAGTTACAAAGGGTGGAATTTGTACGGGGCAGCCTGTGTCCGTGTGTACCCTGCCCTCTCCAAGGGACCCAAGCGTGCCCCTTTCTGTCCACTGCAGATGACAGTATTCAGTGCCAGACCTGGATCCCACGAGCGGCTCAGTTCATCGTTTAGAAGGAAAGTCAATCATCAGcatttctccctgtctctctctctctgtctctgtctgggtctgggtctctctctctctctttcagcagCAGACCCCTCTTGGCTGTGTGTCCTGGGGATGATAAGGACTCTTTATCGAATGCTGAATCAGGACACGCCCACAGAAGGTGGATCACACCCAAGCTTCTACAGGCAGGGTTTGCCAAGTACAACACAGGATGCCCAATTAAACGGAAACGTCAGATAAACACAAATAATTTCTTAGTCTAAGTCCCAATGTTGCATGTGACACACTTATATTAAAAAGTTATATgtctccagggtgcctgggtggctcggctggttaagcatttgacttcagctcaggtcacggtctcacggttcgtgggttcgagccacgcgttgggctctgtgctgacagctggagcctggagcctgcttcagattctgtgtttccctctctctctgcccctcccctgttcatgctctgtctctcaaaaataaataaatgtttaaaaaaatgttgtcaccacaaaaaaaatggcaaatatgtGAGGGGATGAAGGTGTTAGCCCGGGCTACAGGggcaatcatttcacaacatgTGAGTGTCTCAACACCTAAGCTCGCACAAGGTTATATGTCAAGTATATTCCaataaaggccaaaaaaaaaaaaaaaaagagcctaaaACATGATGTGCTTCTCCAGAGTTCAGAAGGCAcacaaaattgtattaaaaatgcTGATGGTGGAGAGGAGGATGAGAGGCTATGCGGACAGagtgtgaagaaaaaaacaagtaatgtgaatttttaaacaaagtgGAATTTTTAGGTGATAGAAATAGATTCATGTAttatgtaaattctttttttaaatgaaatgacatttaTTGGCAAGGCAccaatgtgtgtgtttgtgtgtgtgtgtgtatgtgtgtgtgatgtgttgATGATCTGGGGAAACAATAGCctgaattctcttttccttcatgtTGTTGAGCTGTCCCCTGGATTCCTGAGATTAGACCTTGACCTATATGGTTAGCTAGTAAATTAGCTTCTCGATCTCTTTGCCTGTAGGTACAAGCAAAATAAGCCCATCCCTCTGTGAGAATATTATGGCAGAggatttaaaatggatgaaaagagaGGTGGGTAATAACCCTGCGGGGGCCCCAGGAAATTCAGGAAACCTCCTTCAGCCTCAGCTGACTTACTTCTCAAGTGAGGATTTACTTCCTGTAGATCTCAGAGACTTTTTGTGATGATCCAAACTGACcgctagggggcgcctgggtggctcagttagtaagcatccgactttggctcaggtcaccttATGATGGTTCCccttgagttcaaaccctgcatcagactctctgctgtcagtgcagagcctgcctttgatcctctgtctcccaatctctctgctcctcctccactcatgctctctctcaaaaataagtaaaacattaaaaaaaaaaaaaacagacctagaaaattcacaaaaccTCCTTCAGCCTCAGCTGAAGGAATTCTCAAGTGAGGATTTACTTCTGTACCTCTCAGAGAGCTTTAGTGACGGATGATCCAAAATGATAGCTAGCTCCAGGCAGACCTACAGACTCCTTACTCAACTAGAACCCAGgcagcttttttttaattttttttcaatgtttatttatttttgggacagagagagacagagcatgaacgggggaggggcagagagagagggagacacagaatcggaaacaggctccaggctctgagccacagcccagagcccgacgcggggctcgaactcacggaccgcgagatcgtgacctggctgaagtcggacgcttaaccgactgcgccacccaggcgccctggatgcCGCATTTTAAAATATCGGCATCAAGCGCACAAATGACTTAAaggatgaaataatatttaaatattttaaaaacagtatttgcaACCGTGTGGATTTCTTGACCTTGATGACTACATCGAGGTTGTAGAGGCAAACCTGTCTGTGTGAAAGGCAAATTAAAGACCGGGATGATGGAGTGTCCTGTTGGCAACCTGTTCTCATgggctcagggaaaaaaaaaaaaaaaaatagtactgtcCCTGCAGTTTTTCTGTAAGCTTGCTATTGcgacaaaataataatttaagaaagcAAATCAAGGCTCAAAGAGTTATATAACACGACCAAGGCCACGTGGATAAAGTTATATAACACGACCAAGGCCACATGGATGATACGTGGCTGGCCCAAACTGCAACGCAGGTGCGTCTGACTTGTAAATCCCCACCCTCCCCGACGTGGCCCTGGACAGCCCCGCTGCCTCCCCCAAGTCCTTCTATTTCTACCCAACAAGACCCCTGTTCCTGTTCCTTCACCTGCAGAACAGTCGTCCCTCACCCAAACCGCGTTGAGGTCCTCTCGACGGAACTGTTTTCCCCTACCCGCCCTGTGCTGGCTCCAGCTCCCCCATCCCGCCAGCCGGCACCGGCACCGGAACCCGCGGTGGGACCGCACAGCAGAGCCGCAGGGCTCCGGGGGAGCCCTGGCTGTTCCCACACTCTTCCCAAAGACCCGAGATTTCTCAAACCGCTTACAAGGAAGCACGGTGATTTTTTCTTGCCTTGGCTCCCCATTGTGAGCGCCCCTACAGGTAGAGATTCCCTGCTGATCGGGTGCCTTGAATCGGGGATCTCATCGCTTACGGCTTCATATGCTCCTCTATCACTTAATCTCCATTGCAGGTTACCCGTGGCCAAAACCAGAAACTGCTGCTCTCCTGTGACTTCCAGGCACTGCCTCCCCACAGCTGAGCCTGCCAGGACAGAGGAAAGGGGAGCATGGAAAGGGTTTGCCTGCGACTCTGATCCATGTGCCCACTGGCCTCGCCATGGGCTCCAGAAGCAGGAGCtgtgaggctggggtggggagtagGGGATGTGTATGGGCCGCTCGGTGGTGAGGCGTGTCCCATGACACACACTTGGTCCTAGCTCCACCTGACCACCCTCTTCTTAAGCCATGGCCTCTGTACTGCCTGGAACCAAATGGCCCCCTCCCAAGAGCTGAAGAGGCTCTGGAACCGGAATGGCCCCGGGAAGGAGTCACATGGAGACATTCCTGTAGGTCTTTGCTCCCCTGGGAAAAGAGTACAACCCTCGTATGTCGTCTCCTGCTGGTGGGCATctgggggatggtggtggtggttctaCGAATGTGTCACCAGCCAGGACGGGGCCGAGGCCCAGGAGGGAGAAGGCTCCCTTTGCTGCGTGCCCCCGCCGGTGCCTATGTAAGTGTTCTCCCCTTTCACTGCTGGGGAAGTCAGAGTCCCACCCCATGAGACATTTCCCTGCTTACGGGCCTGAAGTTTCTCTTTAGCCAGTTTTCTAAGTGCCCCTCCAGCCTGAGTGCCCCGAGAGGGAATGTTGCTGTGTAAACAAGATGGCCGCTTCCTGACTGGCCCTTCCCCAAATAGAGGCCCTTGTGACAGGAGCCTCTCTGGGGTGGAGAGGAAGCCTGGTAGCCTGCATCCATATAAATGGTGCTGCCCACCTCTCCACTCTGACCTGAAGGCAGAGATCCCCGTGGGCTCTGTTGGATGGGTAAGTTTAGCCCCATCCCGTCTTACCCAGTGCCCGGGTTACAGGCCATGAGAGCCAGCCCAGCAATCACAAGAGCAACTAAGGGTCAGCCTGGGAAGAAGGGGCCCTCCGCATGCACCACGGGGAGTTGTTCCCAGAATCATAACTATGGATGCAGGAAGATGGGCTTGAGAATATCCTTATACTCTGCCATGCTCCTCGGACAGATCCACTCTCCCAGGAAACTCCCTGCCAGCGAGGGAGAGGACAGCCTGCCAAGGAGAAGGGGGACTCCCCAGCAgcagggggggggtggggcatgggatGTCCCATCATCGACGCTGGTCATCTATTGTTTATCCTCAGGAACATGGCCCCTTAGACCCCGCAAGAGGGTAGCTGAGAGTATAGGAACAGAGGGAGTGAACCCCAAAGCCTGAGAGGGACAGGTCAGGATTGTCCCCAGGGCACGGAAGTTTTAGCAGAAGTCAAGACAGGTGACACGAGTTCCTGCGGTCACACAACGAGGTATGACCGGAGATTGCATTAGAAGCCAGGCCCCTGACAGCCCAGGTCCTCCCCACCGGCCCAGGTGCCACACGGCCTCCAGCCCGAGAGGTGAGGCATGAGACTGCAGAGGAGGCCGGGGGTTTCCAAGGATAGTTGGGGTCTTTCTCAAAGTCCTGTCTGTACCTGCCCGAGCCCTCGGGCCTGGCCCTGCGCCTGAATCTTGACAAAGCCCAGCAAGGGGGAAACCTTTGCAAATGCTTCAGATGGACCGGTGGCCCTTTCTTTCTGCAGGAGGAACCACTGCAACAGAAGCCATGTTGCTGTCCTCTTTGGTCCTCACTCTGGCCTTGCTGATGGCTTCCGGCACTGAGTACAAGGTGAAGGAGGTCTGTATCGGAAGTCCTGGCGTCCCTGGCACTCCTGGATCCCACGGCCTGCcaggcagagatgggagagaCGGCATCAAAGGAGACCCTGGGCCTCCAGGTACTGAGTGAGAGGCCGAGCCTCAGCCGAGGGACAGTGACCTGCCTTCGGGAGGCCCACCCGtccagggctctgggctgggtcCAACGGTCGGCCGGATGGTGGGCATGGTGGGCGGTCCCTGGGGGGCCTTAGACTAGAGCAGCCCTGGAGAGTCTACCCTCAAAGTGCCCGTGAGGTGACAGGTGAGTCAGCTCGGCTGATAAGGGAGGTCACTTCACATCAGCCCCAGCCCGACTGTGGGTGGCGGATACGACAGATCagtgtccccttctctttccaggCCCGATGGGCCCGCCTGGAGGAACACCAGCCTGCTCCGGGCCTAATGGGCTGACCGGAGCCCCTGGCGTCGCTGGAGAGCGTGGCGTACAGGGGGAGCCTGGCGAGAGAGGCCCTCCAGGTGAGCGAGCTGCATCCACACGGGCACTGCGCCCACGTGACCAGCTACATGCGGGCTGATGGGGATCAGACAGAACCGTGGAGGTCCCCGAAAGTCATGGCGCTCAACCCAAGTAAGAGAAGATGATGCCGAGGAGAGGAGCCGGAGATGCCTAGTAGTGCGCCACAGGGATGGACTGTGGGTGCCGAGAGCGCTCCACACATTGGGACAGGCAGGGCgtcagggtgggtgggggacgcATGGGAGGCAGGGTAAGGCACTTCCTAGGGCTGAGGCACTGGGGGGCATTGTGAAAGGTGTAGGGAGCTAGGTGGGGTCCAGCGATGAGGTGAATGGGAGCCCCCCACACAGAGCGGAACTCCAAGCTCAGAGCGGTGACCAAGGTCACCAGGAGGCTGCAGAAAGAGCCAGGTTTGCTTTTGGTTGAGGGTGAGGGAAGGGAGCTTGCGTCCAAACCGGAAAAATCCTGAGTGGGCAGACAGAGCCATTAAGGACAGCAGGAAAGACGCGCAGGGAGGGGTCCAGCAGGTGCAGGGCTGCGTCAAAGGATGCAGCGCGTGTGGGACCCATACTCCAGGGCCTGAGTGGTGGGTACGGACAAGCAAAGGGCAGAATGCCAGGCTTGCAGCTGGCAGCATGCCTGCTTGGCAgctagtggggggggggtctttgtTGGCTCGCCCTCATCTTGGGTGGGAATCTCTTGACAGGGCTTCCAGCTTCTCTAGACGAGGAGCTCCAAACCACGCTCCGTGACTTGAGACATCAGATCCAGCAGGCCATGGGAGGTAAGGGGGGCTCCCCAGGGCCTCTAGCACACAGGGTCTCCCATAAGTTCCTCTGctgcccagcatcaggctccagaacctagagcctgtttttaagtttatttatttattttgagagagagagggacagagagaggatgcatgagcaagcagggaagaggcagagagagagagagagggagagagagag contains these protein-coding regions:
- the LOC115527589 gene encoding LOW QUALITY PROTEIN: pulmonary surfactant-associated protein A-like (The sequence of the model RefSeq protein was modified relative to this genomic sequence to represent the inferred CDS: inserted 1 base in 1 codon; deleted 1 base in 1 codon): MGGTTATEAMLLSSLVLTLALLMASGTEYKVKEVCIGSPGVPGTPGSHGLPGRDGRDGIKGDPGPPGPMGPPGGTPACSGPNGLTGAPGVAGERGVQGEPGERGPPGLPASLDEELQTTLRDLRHQIQQAMGVLSLQESMLVVGEKVFSTNGQSLXFDVIRESCARAGGRIAVPTSPEENEAIASIVRKHNTYAYLGLEEGPSPGDFCYLDGAPRELHQLYPGEPRGGGKEKCVEMYTDGQWNNKNCLQTRLAICEF